In the Marinomonas algicola genome, one interval contains:
- a CDS encoding response regulator — MMSNQQNKTVTLFIIDDDDVDVLGIQRALKKLKIANPTMRAKDGVEALEMLRQGHVRKPFIALLDINMPRMNGIDMLSELRADPKLFDSVVFILTTSRDDQDKFEAYKKNVAGYIVKKQVGEAFLSIVEMLGNYWRIVELPEHE, encoded by the coding sequence ATGATGTCAAATCAACAAAACAAGACAGTGACTCTTTTTATAATCGATGATGATGATGTCGACGTTCTTGGGATTCAAAGAGCACTCAAGAAGTTAAAAATAGCCAACCCGACCATGCGGGCAAAAGACGGTGTTGAAGCGTTAGAAATGCTTAGGCAAGGTCATGTACGAAAACCTTTTATTGCCTTACTTGATATTAATATGCCACGTATGAATGGTATTGATATGTTATCAGAGCTCCGAGCGGACCCTAAACTGTTTGATTCTGTGGTGTTTATATTAACCACGTCCCGTGACGACCAAGATAAATTTGAAGCTTACAAAAAAAATGTCGCTGGCTACATAGTCAAAAAACAAGTCGGTGAAGCATTTTTGAGTATTGTAGAAATGTTAGGTAATTACTGGCGTATTGTGGAGTTACCTGAGCATGAATAA